The following proteins are co-located in the Flammeovirga kamogawensis genome:
- a CDS encoding porin family protein, translating into MKTSSIQKITLIFITLISLISLQSNAQSKASKRDQDFTLTAGNSIRYSAPIKGFETDYNYGVGVYLDLDYKLTKGLSVRGDFGWSVFKGKRISDYSITPDLNDWEFSGGLKYKFSILYVEGLAGYRTGFESVTYAPGAGIEVGNFNIGANYNIIDQERFMSYKLTFFW; encoded by the coding sequence ATGAAAACCTCAAGTATTCAAAAAATTACATTAATTTTTATAACATTAATAAGTTTAATATCATTACAATCTAACGCACAGTCTAAAGCTTCTAAAAGAGATCAAGACTTTACATTAACTGCAGGTAATTCTATCAGATATAGTGCTCCAATAAAAGGTTTTGAAACAGATTATAATTATGGAGTAGGTGTATATTTAGATTTAGATTATAAATTAACAAAAGGATTATCTGTTAGAGGTGATTTTGGTTGGAGTGTTTTTAAAGGTAAAAGAATTAGCGATTATTCTATAACTCCAGATTTGAATGATTGGGAATTCTCTGGAGGATTAAAATATAAATTCTCAATTTTATATGTTGAAGGTTTAGCAGGTTATAGAACTGGATTCGAATCGGTAACTTACGCTCCAGGTGCAGGTATAGAAGTGGGTAATTTTAATATTGGTGCAAATTATAATATTATTGATCAAGAAAGATTTATGAGCTATAAGCTGACATTCTTCTGGTAG
- a CDS encoding VPS10 domain-containing protein, with amino-acid sequence MNKIYTKIFLLGIVGAVLCSVYFYQNAQNEKTVYASKDIFKNEYIKKKKKRENGYAKADQPDKFLEVLRSMKIRKGEKTPQYNVGYKEKELALAKVHDQEYFSNFRTKATEEWIERGPANVPGRTRTLVVDQNDNTNRTWFAGSVSGGIWKSTNRGESWVAKTDNLPNLSISHIVQSESNPLTFYASTGEAFGNLDGILGNGIIKSTDGGNTWVALTSTIENDDFQISNRIIVDPTDENTLLVCTSKNPIRTNNRTSFILKSTDGGNSWDKVYTGSNFIQQIIADPTDFTIQYATIAYVGIVKSTDAGATWSQVGSNINASGRIELAISPVNSSYIYASIAGNGSSSSDGNVYVSMDTGNTWERVNATNNEEYLGGQGWYDNTIMCHPFDQDIVYLGGVNLWKLELTEGVANSGAFTVISDAYGDGNNSYSQSTGSTVHEGLHPDHHSLQYVTTSANAFYIINTNDGGIYYSKSGTNPGELDGDWTFAGHGYNTTQFYGVDKQSGQNSYIGGSQDNGSWISSNNPTNASDYRRFLPGDGFEVAWNSSDSDLLLGSVYNNIILKSNNGGNNYFEANNGLTDLGEAAPFITKLAYAKEDPNTVYSVGASGVWKSTDFADNWKLLPISEKWIINSFIDVKISNASTDVIWAGAHMSDDYRVHVSKDKGNTFTPVENFTVNGFEMGPISGIGTNSLNPASAFVLFSFAHAPKIIRTNDYGDTWTELSGFSTSGVSNNGFPDVAVYDVITMPYNDEIIWVGTEIGIFESTDNGENWHKLSGGLPSVSIWDLKIVDNQVVVGTHGRGIWSFDLAEVPQPNITNFNSTISTTIIDYTISSSIDSIAVYSDSGNYLISIPNTVNAGENSIELSSEELNGHTTIQLISYLDGEKYKSVLKTLESVEYKTAQTEYYEDFSTYSSISDFTGDALVYNDNVDFFELGGFHSEHNYTNNFIKYSYLKIPIIVGNERSHFAYTDVAMISTDDDYVAVEVSKGGIDWVNLTGNYDASANDDWEYYVNQGSNGAQTLEVTHKYDLKDTFAVGDTILVRFKMNSDESNPNWGWAITNINIQSDNPILSIEENKETTNVRVYPTEVFDKKTTLDIYAQKNENIKYRIIDLIGSTMHESEEINVQIGANKIPIDLSNFRMGIYILTVESNNTQSSYKFIIR; translated from the coding sequence ATGAATAAAATTTACACAAAGATATTTCTTTTAGGTATAGTTGGTGCTGTTTTATGCAGTGTTTACTTTTATCAAAATGCACAAAACGAAAAGACAGTTTATGCATCAAAAGATATATTTAAAAATGAATATATAAAGAAGAAAAAGAAAAGAGAAAATGGTTATGCAAAAGCAGATCAACCTGATAAATTTCTTGAAGTTCTTCGTTCAATGAAAATCCGAAAAGGAGAAAAAACACCACAATATAATGTTGGTTATAAAGAGAAGGAGCTTGCACTAGCAAAAGTCCATGACCAAGAATATTTCTCAAATTTTAGAACAAAAGCCACTGAAGAATGGATTGAAAGAGGTCCTGCTAACGTTCCTGGAAGAACACGTACTTTAGTTGTTGACCAAAATGACAATACAAACAGAACTTGGTTTGCAGGCTCTGTAAGTGGTGGTATTTGGAAATCGACAAATAGAGGAGAAAGTTGGGTGGCTAAAACTGACAACTTACCGAATTTATCAATCTCACACATTGTACAATCCGAAAGTAATCCTTTAACTTTTTATGCTTCTACAGGTGAAGCTTTTGGTAATTTAGATGGTATTTTAGGTAACGGAATTATTAAATCTACAGACGGTGGTAACACTTGGGTTGCTTTAACTTCAACTATTGAAAACGATGATTTCCAAATCTCAAACAGAATTATAGTAGACCCTACCGATGAAAACACACTATTGGTTTGTACTTCTAAAAATCCAATTAGAACGAATAACAGAACTTCTTTTATTTTAAAATCTACTGACGGTGGTAATTCTTGGGATAAAGTCTATACAGGTAGTAATTTTATTCAACAAATAATTGCTGATCCTACAGATTTCACTATTCAATATGCTACAATTGCTTATGTTGGTATTGTAAAGTCTACTGATGCAGGTGCAACTTGGTCACAGGTTGGGAGTAATATTAATGCTTCTGGACGTATTGAATTGGCTATTTCTCCAGTAAATTCATCTTACATATATGCATCTATTGCTGGCAATGGCTCAAGTAGCTCTGATGGCAATGTGTATGTTTCTATGGATACTGGAAATACTTGGGAAAGAGTTAATGCAACTAACAATGAAGAATATTTAGGTGGACAAGGTTGGTATGACAATACGATTATGTGCCATCCGTTTGATCAAGATATTGTATATCTTGGAGGAGTTAATTTGTGGAAATTAGAGCTGACTGAAGGAGTAGCAAATTCAGGTGCTTTTACAGTTATCTCTGATGCTTACGGTGACGGCAATAATAGCTACTCCCAATCTACAGGAAGTACGGTGCATGAAGGACTTCACCCCGATCACCATTCTTTACAATATGTAACAACATCTGCGAATGCATTTTATATTATAAATACAAATGATGGCGGTATCTATTATTCTAAGTCTGGTACTAACCCTGGAGAATTAGATGGCGATTGGACTTTTGCTGGCCACGGTTATAACACTACTCAATTTTACGGTGTAGACAAACAATCTGGACAGAATAGTTATATAGGCGGATCGCAAGATAACGGTAGTTGGATTTCATCTAATAACCCTACCAATGCTTCAGATTATAGAAGGTTTCTTCCGGGTGATGGTTTTGAGGTTGCATGGAATAGTAGTGATTCAGACTTATTGTTAGGAAGTGTATATAATAATATCATTTTAAAATCTAACAATGGAGGTAATAATTATTTTGAAGCGAATAATGGGTTAACTGACTTAGGTGAAGCAGCTCCCTTTATTACGAAGTTGGCTTATGCAAAAGAAGACCCAAATACTGTTTATTCTGTTGGTGCTTCCGGTGTTTGGAAATCTACTGACTTTGCAGACAACTGGAAATTATTACCTATTTCGGAAAAATGGATAATTAATAGTTTTATTGATGTAAAAATCTCCAATGCATCTACAGATGTAATTTGGGCTGGAGCTCATATGTCTGATGATTATAGAGTACATGTTTCTAAAGACAAAGGAAACACTTTCACACCTGTTGAAAATTTCACTGTAAATGGCTTTGAGATGGGACCTATATCAGGTATCGGCACAAATTCACTTAACCCTGCCTCTGCTTTTGTTTTGTTCTCATTTGCTCATGCTCCTAAAATTATTAGAACAAATGACTATGGAGATACATGGACAGAACTTTCAGGTTTTAGTACAAGTGGTGTTTCAAATAATGGCTTTCCAGATGTTGCTGTTTACGACGTAATCACTATGCCTTATAATGATGAAATTATTTGGGTAGGAACTGAAATAGGTATTTTTGAATCAACTGATAATGGTGAAAATTGGCACAAACTATCAGGTGGTTTACCATCTGTTTCTATATGGGATTTAAAAATTGTAGACAATCAAGTGGTGGTTGGAACACATGGTAGAGGAATTTGGTCATTTGATTTAGCAGAAGTGCCTCAACCTAACATCACAAATTTCAACTCAACAATTAGTACAACTATTATAGATTATACTATTTCTTCTTCCATAGATTCTATTGCAGTGTATAGTGATTCTGGAAATTACCTTATCTCTATACCAAATACTGTCAATGCAGGAGAAAACTCTATTGAATTATCATCTGAAGAATTAAATGGACATACTACTATTCAATTAATTAGTTATTTGGATGGAGAAAAATACAAATCTGTTTTAAAGACATTAGAATCTGTAGAATACAAGACTGCTCAAACAGAATATTACGAAGACTTTAGTACTTATTCTTCAATTTCTGATTTTACTGGAGATGCATTGGTGTATAATGATAATGTAGACTTTTTTGAGCTTGGTGGTTTTCATTCAGAACACAATTATACGAACAACTTTATCAAATACTCTTACCTTAAAATTCCAATAATTGTAGGTAATGAAAGATCTCATTTTGCATATACAGATGTTGCGATGATTTCTACTGATGACGATTATGTAGCTGTTGAAGTAAGTAAAGGTGGTATTGATTGGGTCAATCTTACAGGAAATTACGATGCCTCTGCCAATGATGATTGGGAGTATTATGTAAATCAAGGTTCTAACGGAGCTCAAACATTAGAAGTAACACACAAATACGACTTAAAAGATACTTTCGCTGTAGGTGATACTATACTCGTTCGTTTTAAAATGAATTCTGATGAAAGTAATCCTAATTGGGGTTGGGCCATTACTAACATCAACATTCAAAGTGATAATCCAATCTTATCTATTGAAGAAAATAAAGAAACAACTAATGTTAGGGTATACCCTACAGAAGTTTTTGATAAGAAAACTACACTTGATATTTACGCTCAAAAAAATGAAAATATCAAATATAGAATCATTGATTTAATTGGTAGTACAATGCACGAAAGTGAAGAAATTAATGTGCAAATTGGAGCAAATAAAATTCCAATCGATCTATCAAACTTTAGAATGGGAATTTATATTCTAACTGTAGAATCAAATAATACACAATCTTCTTATAAGTTTATAATTAGGTAA
- the pdxA gene encoding 4-hydroxythreonine-4-phosphate dehydrogenase PdxA, with product MKDIKNRKSDKPRIGITIGDYNGIGPEVIVKVLQDKRITNICTPVVYGSGRILTKYKRILGIEEFTYHQYNNNSYLHDQKINVVNCWTEVQELEPGKITEEAGKCAYLSIARASEDLNTKTIDAVVTAPINKANIQSEDFKHAGHTEYYQENHADGGDTLMTLCAGSLRVGVVTGHIPLKDVSAAITKEALTSKLKVLINSLKKDFGITKPKVAIMGLNPHAGEDGLLGDEEINVIGPVVKEFKKRGNLVFGPFPADGFFGTMAFKNYDGVLCMYHDQGLIPFKLHAFESGVNYTAGLTIVRTSPDHGTAYNIAGKGVADETSFREALMQAVDIVKVRNGEITNKIRPNAKQLLQDRKDQIKIQKTLKAGEGEEEFDLSELEAGERKEAQVTKQQKMLENKSKNQQQGGGRFDRRPHNKKEHWKPRKNHQDRPPFPNKSEEAPREEKNNG from the coding sequence ATGAAAGACATTAAAAATAGAAAATCTGATAAACCTCGTATTGGTATTACAATCGGAGACTACAATGGAATTGGTCCCGAAGTAATCGTAAAGGTTTTACAGGATAAACGAATTACAAACATTTGTACACCAGTTGTATATGGTTCTGGCCGTATTCTTACAAAGTACAAACGTATTTTAGGGATAGAAGAATTTACGTATCATCAGTACAATAACAATAGCTACTTACACGATCAAAAGATTAATGTAGTAAACTGTTGGACTGAAGTTCAAGAATTAGAGCCGGGTAAGATTACAGAGGAAGCTGGGAAATGTGCTTATTTATCTATTGCAAGAGCATCCGAAGATTTAAACACAAAAACCATTGATGCTGTAGTTACTGCACCTATCAATAAGGCAAATATTCAAAGTGAAGATTTTAAACATGCCGGTCATACGGAGTATTATCAAGAAAACCATGCAGATGGCGGAGATACTTTAATGACTTTATGTGCTGGAAGTTTAAGAGTAGGCGTTGTAACAGGACATATTCCTTTAAAAGATGTTTCGGCGGCAATTACTAAAGAAGCTTTAACGTCTAAATTGAAAGTATTAATCAATTCATTAAAAAAGGACTTTGGCATTACTAAACCTAAAGTTGCAATAATGGGGTTAAACCCACACGCAGGTGAAGATGGTTTATTGGGTGATGAAGAAATTAATGTAATTGGACCTGTAGTTAAAGAATTTAAGAAAAGAGGAAACCTTGTATTTGGTCCTTTCCCTGCCGATGGATTCTTTGGTACAATGGCGTTTAAAAATTACGATGGTGTACTTTGTATGTATCACGATCAAGGGTTAATCCCATTTAAATTACATGCTTTTGAAAGTGGTGTAAATTATACTGCAGGTTTAACTATTGTGAGGACTTCTCCAGATCATGGTACAGCATATAACATTGCAGGTAAAGGTGTTGCAGACGAAACTTCTTTTAGAGAAGCTCTAATGCAAGCCGTAGATATTGTTAAGGTAAGAAATGGCGAAATCACAAATAAGATTCGTCCAAATGCGAAACAATTACTTCAAGATCGTAAAGATCAAATAAAGATTCAGAAAACACTGAAAGCAGGTGAAGGTGAAGAAGAATTTGATTTAAGCGAATTAGAAGCTGGAGAAAGAAAAGAGGCTCAAGTAACTAAGCAACAAAAAATGCTAGAGAACAAGTCAAAAAATCAACAGCAAGGAGGAGGGCGATTTGATAGACGCCCACACAATAAAAAAGAACATTGGAAGCCTCGTAAAAATCATCAAGATAGACCTCCTTTTCCTAACAAAAGTGAGGAGGCTCCAAGAGAAGAAAAAAATAATGGATAA